The proteins below come from a single uncultured Carboxylicivirga sp. genomic window:
- a CDS encoding helix-turn-helix domain-containing protein, translated as MHKVVYFLILLIGLQSIDAQIDTLPKSAVIQSLIDEADSAISITDTATAITKFTTILNNYNSSYSVEDANACGYAALQLCKIYFNLGNYTNSLDISIKGIKIVEKSDNNAQLLSNLYLNAGNIYSVFEDHEKAHIYYNEGLKYVREIKDYELESFFLNNLTALCCYIKNIDQAKEFNNQAKELPLKDTIKQLYYYSLNKGFINMAEDKLHQAILQYKKSIDYASKPGMSPKYLAASYSEIYKIYEETNELDSAIYYLEKYKSLSEKEQYIYMLVDSYKTLSRLYNKTNEREKALLNQEKYVLLADSMMNNREFNRIRSKQSAYEKDKSNSYINELTTTISEQKLILTIIISFLIILITLVVLLLIQKRKLQSAYHDIFERNKELINIEEKYTTAKKTISTLSEKHAPTEEHHKSTVLKDEQRNELLKKINLIMDETIHYCNPDFSLAELANLVQSNTKYVSQIINETYHVNFRTFINEYRIKLSRKRLIDTEKYGNYTIKAIAESVGFKSQSNFILSFKKTTGITPSLYQNMAHKEKK; from the coding sequence ATGCACAAAGTGGTATATTTTTTAATTCTGCTAATAGGATTACAGAGCATTGATGCACAAATAGACACTCTTCCCAAATCTGCTGTTATTCAATCGCTGATTGATGAGGCAGATTCTGCTATTTCTATAACTGATACAGCAACAGCAATCACCAAATTCACCACAATACTTAATAATTACAACAGTTCTTATTCGGTGGAAGATGCCAATGCATGCGGTTATGCAGCTCTTCAGCTCTGCAAAATATACTTTAACCTAGGCAACTATACTAATTCTCTTGACATTTCGATAAAAGGAATTAAGATTGTTGAAAAGAGTGACAATAACGCTCAATTACTTTCGAATTTGTACCTTAATGCAGGTAATATTTACTCAGTATTTGAAGATCACGAAAAAGCTCACATTTATTATAACGAAGGTCTAAAATACGTAAGAGAGATTAAAGATTACGAGTTGGAATCCTTCTTTTTAAACAACTTAACTGCCTTATGTTGTTACATTAAGAACATTGATCAGGCAAAGGAATTTAACAACCAAGCAAAAGAACTACCTTTAAAAGATACTATCAAGCAGTTGTACTACTACTCATTAAATAAAGGTTTTATAAATATGGCTGAAGACAAGCTGCATCAAGCGATTCTTCAGTATAAAAAATCGATTGATTATGCTTCGAAACCAGGTATGAGCCCCAAATACTTAGCTGCATCCTATTCTGAGATATACAAAATTTATGAAGAGACGAATGAGTTAGATTCAGCGATATACTACCTTGAGAAATACAAGTCTTTATCAGAGAAAGAACAATATATATATATGTTGGTTGATAGCTACAAAACCTTATCGCGGCTATACAACAAAACCAACGAACGAGAGAAAGCCCTCTTAAACCAGGAAAAATATGTATTACTTGCTGATTCTATGATGAATAACCGAGAATTCAATCGTATAAGAAGCAAACAATCGGCCTACGAGAAAGATAAAAGTAATAGTTACATCAATGAATTAACCACCACCATATCGGAACAAAAACTCATACTAACAATCATCATTTCATTTTTGATTATACTCATTACTTTAGTGGTGCTGTTATTAATTCAAAAAAGAAAACTACAGAGTGCTTATCACGACATATTTGAACGCAATAAAGAATTAATCAATATTGAAGAAAAATACACAACTGCAAAAAAAACCATTTCTACTTTAAGCGAAAAACATGCTCCCACAGAAGAGCATCACAAAAGCACAGTTTTAAAAGACGAACAGCGAAACGAATTATTGAAGAAAATTAACCTAATAATGGATGAAACAATTCATTACTGTAATCCCGATTTTAGTTTGGCAGAATTGGCAAACCTTGTTCAATCCAATACCAAATATGTGTCGCAAATCATTAATGAAACCTACCATGTTAATTTCCGAACATTTATTAACGAATATCGCATTAAACTGTCTAGAAAACGATTAATCGACACTGAAAAATACGGTAATTATACCATTAAAGCCATTGCAGAAAGTGTTGGATTTAAATCACAATCAAACTTCATACTATCGTTCAAAAAAACAACTGGAATCACGCCATCCCTTTATCAAAACATGGCGCACAAAGAAAAAAAGTAA
- a CDS encoding choice-of-anchor J domain-containing protein, producing the protein MRKNLRMLMITCLCILSFNSFGQNLDKSAPTLIKSVRKGNKMVPISPKKMTGKPLDSEIYLRTYKALPPSPFEQAQIGFSKMQNNVSLQLAEELGDETLYGNMIYSDTWSDLAIQEIPYGIYSFTASENTDFTIHYENIGLDCNAGVYANNKFYGIHPITLFGTMNGIGYFVINTETWETERNYIVDDAGYEDMASSMTFDPTTNTIFALRYNEDLTAFNWATLDTTSFTFNNLANWSGSFTPLTLSTTPDGTIYCIGINGNLYTLNKEDGTPTLVGATGVYPANYSQSAVYNGHTGQLLWCAMTYTGSHMYTVDLSTGEASRLFTFENGEQMVGLFTKSTSAMDEAPAALNDLTITPESDGALTGTISFTVPSITYSGLDLNENLNVITKIDGIVIDEQEIAPASKVNLSYNLTNENHTFSVITSNSVGVSPLSSITKYIGYDTPDLVKNLNYSINEGTSSLSWDTPTKGVHGGYIDPSILYYTVVRLPDNVTVADHLTTPSFSETMPSLMARYSYQITAYNGSDKEGLTATTDEIIYGNGFQPPYKQTFEDANSLEYFNIIDNNGDNNTWQLLANVIAYWPNYNEDIDGDDWLITPAFELKANVKYKLTFSTKALWSPSIESMKVAIGTSPSDVETFTNEIWNNAEINFYEYTDQIVEFSVPSDGKYYIGFYAFSAKTTGTGLYIDDISLDKIGAFEAPAKVSDLTVTPDANLDLKATISFTAPSVNLNNEPLSENSQIDIYRNNDFSNSIHTFTNVAAGENLNWLDENVPFVGYNTYTIIPSNTAGEGEYASANEFIGIFTPPYSETFDTESSMDMYTFLSLATETSNWSYYESAHCIEGANWSNIANEWVFLPQMKLKANTVYEFSMNYMSYGMGTFDLTLGTASQTRGQKVVNSFPTEPVYSRTNISALFSTDAEGNYVPALHMTAGDDYYYFFVDIDNIKVTEMASTMAPGTIQNLVLKADENGERNVSITFNAPTEAYNGGLVESISKVDIFHELEAIPFKTFEAPAPGEQLTWTDENVPTGYVKYAFITQNEYGTGKTVLDSVFVGTDKPLPLTDINIKADADNANSTISWRAPLGENNGYIDYNSLTYNVYLYDANSGAFNLVKENISDTFCSMEENITDDLQLFYYAVSPVLNGYEAEAVINHVVLGTPYAVPYHESYSQMSSSTSPWVIAGTSNSEWTATSRVSTAEGLTVNPQDNDEGMLFFHNPYGSGTGYAEMPKVTLYKKNVASNKLRFWLYQSPELATENSFAYLEISADDNEFEALTEQIPLNDGEGWTPYSYDLDAYKSAQYIKIRIYAFVSTYAEALLLDNINIYSVFPEDLAATNVSGPDAVIAGEEAEYSVGFQNVGSNAIVGTNYTISLYNGSQLIETKEGVDLAPDEAANVAFKLTPSVTEAGNTWDLTAKVNYTEDQVTANNTSNHLNVEINVTDLPSVNNLSAMTSGDIVLNWSEPNLDYLVPEVDDFENETPLSIDDLTNWKTVDLDGQYTAIVSGLDYENVGEPMAFQVWNTTAANAEDYAEYVTPHSGNQCIISWTSSGVLASDESPVDPANNDWLISKEITQGSRLSFWVKQPSTSYGNETYEVWASSTSDAVEDFILVDSQELTTVNWTYYSVQLPADAKYFAIRHTSACFALMIDDIELIPLNAEVRQYNLLGYNVYRNSEKVNSQLVTETTYNDAPATNGSYSYAVNASYDKGESAISNIVVVDYISTGINPEAAQKGLIIGGKGQLTAKDLQGKNIRIYTVDGAQIDAFVCNSNNEIRYLSKGIYVVTVENNELSSKIAVY; encoded by the coding sequence ATGCGAAAGAATCTACGTATGTTGATGATAACATGCCTGTGCATTTTATCATTTAATTCTTTCGGACAAAATTTAGATAAGAGTGCCCCCACTCTCATCAAATCTGTTCGAAAAGGAAATAAGATGGTTCCCATTTCTCCTAAAAAGATGACTGGAAAGCCACTTGATTCGGAAATATACCTAAGAACCTATAAGGCTCTTCCACCATCACCATTTGAGCAAGCCCAAATAGGTTTCAGTAAAATGCAAAACAATGTATCGTTGCAGCTTGCCGAAGAATTAGGCGACGAAACATTGTATGGCAACATGATTTATTCTGACACATGGTCAGATTTGGCAATACAAGAAATTCCTTACGGAATTTATTCTTTTACAGCCAGCGAGAATACAGATTTCACCATTCATTACGAAAACATAGGACTTGATTGTAATGCAGGTGTATATGCCAACAATAAGTTTTATGGCATCCACCCCATAACGTTATTTGGTACAATGAATGGTATTGGTTATTTCGTGATTAATACCGAAACATGGGAAACCGAGCGAAACTACATCGTTGACGATGCCGGATATGAAGATATGGCAAGCTCCATGACTTTTGACCCAACTACCAATACTATTTTTGCTCTTCGATACAACGAAGATCTTACTGCTTTTAATTGGGCCACTCTAGATACTACTTCATTTACATTTAATAACTTAGCTAATTGGTCTGGTTCTTTTACACCACTTACGTTATCAACCACCCCTGATGGAACAATTTATTGTATTGGCATCAACGGTAATCTTTACACACTTAATAAAGAAGATGGTACACCAACTTTAGTAGGTGCCACAGGTGTTTATCCGGCCAATTACTCTCAATCGGCCGTTTACAACGGACATACAGGTCAGTTATTATGGTGTGCAATGACATATACTGGATCGCATATGTATACCGTTGATTTAAGTACAGGTGAGGCCTCACGCTTATTTACATTTGAGAATGGTGAGCAAATGGTGGGCTTATTCACTAAATCAACATCAGCAATGGATGAAGCTCCTGCAGCTTTAAATGATTTAACTATTACACCTGAGTCTGATGGTGCTTTAACAGGTACAATTAGCTTTACTGTTCCTTCAATTACCTACTCTGGACTTGATTTAAATGAGAACCTGAATGTTATTACCAAAATAGATGGTATTGTGATTGATGAACAAGAGATAGCTCCTGCTTCAAAAGTTAACCTTTCTTACAATTTAACAAACGAAAATCACACATTCTCGGTTATTACATCAAACAGTGTTGGAGTTAGCCCATTATCATCTATTACTAAATACATTGGATACGACACTCCTGATCTTGTTAAAAATTTAAATTATAGCATTAACGAGGGAACGAGTTCATTAAGCTGGGATACTCCTACTAAAGGAGTTCATGGAGGTTACATCGATCCATCCATATTATATTATACAGTGGTACGATTACCGGATAATGTAACTGTTGCCGACCATCTGACTACTCCTTCTTTTTCTGAAACCATGCCGTCCTTAATGGCTCGTTATTCATATCAGATTACAGCTTACAATGGATCTGACAAAGAGGGTTTAACTGCTACAACCGATGAAATCATTTACGGTAATGGCTTCCAACCTCCGTATAAACAAACTTTTGAAGATGCTAACTCTTTAGAGTATTTCAACATTATTGATAATAATGGAGACAATAACACATGGCAACTTCTTGCAAATGTAATTGCATATTGGCCTAATTATAATGAAGATATTGATGGTGATGATTGGTTAATTACTCCAGCTTTTGAACTAAAAGCAAATGTAAAATATAAACTTACATTCTCAACCAAAGCATTGTGGTCACCATCAATCGAAAGCATGAAAGTTGCGATTGGCACATCACCATCTGATGTTGAAACATTTACCAATGAAATTTGGAATAATGCTGAAATCAACTTCTACGAATACACAGATCAGATAGTAGAATTTTCGGTTCCATCTGATGGCAAATACTACATAGGATTTTATGCTTTTTCGGCTAAGACAACTGGTACCGGTTTATACATTGATGATATAAGCTTGGATAAAATCGGAGCTTTTGAAGCCCCGGCTAAAGTGAGTGACTTAACAGTTACACCAGATGCCAATCTCGACTTAAAGGCAACCATTTCCTTTACAGCACCATCAGTTAATTTGAACAATGAACCCCTTTCTGAAAATTCTCAGATCGATATCTATCGAAATAATGACTTTTCGAATAGTATACATACATTCACTAATGTTGCTGCCGGCGAAAACTTAAATTGGTTAGACGAAAACGTGCCTTTTGTTGGATATAATACATATACCATTATACCATCAAATACTGCAGGTGAAGGCGAATATGCAAGTGCTAATGAGTTTATTGGAATTTTTACTCCTCCTTACTCCGAAACATTCGACACCGAGTCATCAATGGATATGTATACATTCCTAAGTCTGGCAACAGAAACCAGCAACTGGAGTTATTATGAATCGGCTCATTGTATCGAAGGTGCCAACTGGAGCAACATTGCCAATGAATGGGTGTTTTTACCTCAAATGAAATTAAAAGCCAATACGGTTTATGAGTTTTCGATGAATTACATGTCATATGGCATGGGTACATTCGATCTAACACTTGGTACAGCTTCACAAACACGTGGACAGAAAGTGGTTAATAGTTTTCCAACAGAACCAGTATATTCACGCACTAATATATCAGCGCTATTTTCAACTGATGCTGAAGGTAACTATGTCCCAGCTCTTCATATGACTGCGGGCGACGACTATTATTATTTCTTTGTTGACATTGATAATATCAAAGTAACAGAGATGGCATCAACCATGGCTCCAGGCACAATACAAAACCTTGTTCTGAAGGCGGATGAAAATGGCGAAAGAAATGTATCTATTACCTTTAATGCTCCAACAGAAGCATACAATGGAGGCTTGGTTGAGTCAATTTCTAAAGTTGATATCTTCCATGAGTTAGAAGCTATTCCGTTTAAAACATTCGAAGCACCTGCCCCTGGAGAGCAATTAACATGGACTGATGAAAATGTACCTACGGGTTACGTTAAATATGCCTTTATCACCCAAAACGAATATGGAACAGGAAAAACAGTATTAGATTCTGTTTTTGTAGGTACTGATAAACCACTGCCATTAACCGACATCAACATTAAAGCCGATGCTGACAATGCTAATTCAACAATCAGTTGGAGAGCTCCATTAGGAGAAAACAATGGTTACATAGATTACAACTCATTAACTTACAATGTTTATTTATATGATGCGAACTCAGGTGCTTTCAATCTTGTAAAAGAAAATATTTCAGATACATTCTGTAGTATGGAAGAAAATATTACAGATGATTTGCAATTATTTTATTATGCTGTTAGCCCTGTATTAAATGGTTATGAAGCCGAAGCTGTAATCAATCATGTAGTGCTTGGAACTCCATACGCTGTACCTTATCACGAATCTTACAGCCAAATGAGTAGTTCTACTTCACCATGGGTAATAGCTGGTACTTCAAATTCAGAGTGGACTGCAACAAGTCGGGTTTCAACCGCTGAAGGTCTAACAGTAAATCCACAGGATAACGATGAAGGTATGTTGTTTTTCCATAATCCATACGGAAGCGGAACAGGGTATGCCGAAATGCCTAAAGTAACTTTATATAAAAAGAATGTTGCAAGTAACAAACTACGTTTTTGGTTATATCAGAGTCCTGAATTAGCAACTGAAAATTCATTTGCTTATCTTGAGATATCTGCTGATGACAATGAATTTGAAGCGCTTACCGAACAAATTCCATTGAACGATGGCGAAGGATGGACTCCATACTCATACGATTTAGATGCTTATAAATCGGCTCAATACATAAAAATTCGCATTTATGCATTCGTTTCAACTTACGCCGAAGCATTATTGCTTGATAATATCAATATCTACAGTGTATTTCCAGAAGATTTAGCAGCAACAAATGTTTCAGGACCAGATGCTGTTATTGCAGGCGAAGAAGCTGAGTATTCAGTAGGCTTTCAAAACGTTGGATCTAATGCTATTGTAGGAACCAACTACACTATTTCGCTCTATAATGGAAGTCAGTTAATCGAAACCAAAGAAGGTGTTGATCTGGCACCTGATGAAGCTGCAAATGTAGCCTTCAAACTAACTCCTTCGGTAACCGAAGCTGGCAACACATGGGATTTAACAGCAAAAGTTAACTACACTGAAGATCAAGTTACTGCAAACAATACCAGTAATCATTTAAACGTAGAGATTAACGTTACAGATCTTCCTTCTGTTAACAATTTAAGTGCAATGACATCTGGCGATATTGTTCTTAACTGGAGCGAACCTAATCTTGATTATTTAGTACCTGAAGTGGATGATTTTGAAAATGAAACTCCATTATCAATTGACGACTTAACCAATTGGAAAACGGTTGATTTAGATGGACAATACACTGCAATTGTTTCTGGTTTAGATTATGAAAATGTTGGTGAACCAATGGCATTCCAAGTTTGGAATACAACTGCAGCTAATGCTGAAGACTATGCAGAATATGTTACACCACACTCTGGCAATCAGTGCATTATTAGCTGGACATCATCTGGTGTATTAGCTTCTGACGAATCTCCTGTTGATCCGGCAAACAACGATTGGTTAATTTCGAAAGAAATAACTCAAGGTTCTCGTTTAAGTTTCTGGGTAAAACAACCTAGTACTAGTTACGGTAACGAAACATACGAAGTTTGGGCATCATCAACTTCAGATGCGGTTGAAGATTTTATTTTAGTTGATAGCCAAGAATTAACTACTGTAAACTGGACCTACTATTCAGTTCAGTTGCCAGCTGATGCTAAGTATTTTGCTATTCGCCATACTTCGGCTTGTTTTGCTTTAATGATTGATGATATTGAATTAATTCCGCTAAATGCTGAAGTACGTCAATACAACTTATTAGGCTACAATGTTTATCGTAACAGCGAAAAAGTAAATAGCCAGTTAGTTACTGAAACAACATACAATGATGCTCCAGCTACTAATGGTTCTTATTCTTATGCTGTAAATGCAAGTTACGATAAAGGAGAATCAGCCATATCAAACATTGTTGTTGTTGATTATATTTCAACCGGAATAAATCCAGAGGCAGCTCAAAAAGGATTAATTATTGGAGGAAAAGGTCAGTTAACTGCGAAAGATCTACAAGGTAAAAACATTCGAATTTACACGGTAGACGGAGCACAGATTGATGCTTTTGTTTGTAACAGTAATAACGAAATACGATACCTATCAAAAGGCATCTATGTAGTTACTGTTGAAAACAACGAACTTTCTTCAAAAATAGCTGTATACTAG
- a CDS encoding putative Ig domain-containing protein, whose amino-acid sequence MNRLRKLLVFAILIQFSFLSHINAQISFGGTPISFSQAKPLPEITNVDINLNVEKLKAENLISRKESNTPPCIAKAIPVSYDMENSGTWTSLDNGGEMWQLRLKAEGALAILLSYDNFYIPEESELYIYNAEKTHIIGAYTSATHPTSGYFSTEMVAGDDIILEYVSPYKHNQLIENEDFDNIPVISINNIGYVFDNVVIKRFPASAGMQTEVGESASCMININCSEGDNWQTEKKGICQMLMYNSNAASGPGWYVCSGNVVNNTAQDLTPYVLSAFHCYEGSTEQDLSTWQFTFNYEASSCEDEEPANTHTITGCYLRVASPLEGGSDGILLELSQDIPLDWDVYYNGWDRRNIVTEGGGVGIHHPAGDIKKISTFETYTEGTWPGDVYGATNAHWNLQFIETEHGHSVTEGGSSGSSLFNSNHLVIGTLTGGNSSCTYTTGSNYYGKLWYHWDQYGTDETTQMKTWLDPLNLGVETLAGTALNPSAPRISSAFQKIELAGSDVIGVAGSATKVIIEGHNLDDIISITADDQFEVSTNNETWAQTATLPQEGGALYVRFMPSSIGHQTGLISLTNPLAPNFYLSVIASSCPEFIVDNSELPVATYNEPYSVLATISNSTTEFANYEITDGELPLGVELNGETGEISGTPLEAGTFNITLLVTDENGCFASIDYLLYVQCVTVTSFPFIESFEYGFPSCWTEIVESGKYNWTNQTGGNNGNEHPDIAYDGDFNMIYKSDNYNTNVSYLVTPSLDVTTLTNPILSFAHAQEGWLGDQDMMSVYYKTAPTEEWKELASYTDNIAEWTLESIVLPEASNELVIGFKAIGGYAYGVVLDNVMVGSPLITPSETTLALSEFAQVNNQPLAEVNIAASSLAEDITVTCSEPYLVSSDGINWGATCQIVKEGGILYITYTSAPTMGAESVINLQSTATETNITITDTSTGIEDTSDENSNFSVLNPFTDELKMTWTANYNSVEIIDLSGRKVYESSSLSGLQSINIPSSAWSPGLYCVYLKGDEQNKIIKVIKK is encoded by the coding sequence ATGAATAGATTACGAAAATTACTGGTTTTTGCCATTCTGATTCAATTCTCCTTTTTGAGTCATATTAACGCGCAAATTAGCTTTGGAGGAACACCCATTAGTTTCAGTCAAGCAAAGCCATTGCCTGAGATTACCAACGTAGACATTAACCTGAATGTTGAGAAATTAAAAGCTGAAAATCTAATCAGCCGCAAAGAGTCTAATACCCCTCCTTGCATAGCAAAAGCCATTCCTGTATCATACGATATGGAGAATTCAGGTACCTGGACATCATTAGACAACGGTGGCGAAATGTGGCAGCTTCGCTTAAAAGCTGAAGGCGCCTTAGCCATCTTATTATCGTACGATAATTTTTATATTCCCGAAGAAAGTGAGTTATATATTTATAATGCTGAAAAAACACACATAATTGGTGCATACACATCAGCAACACACCCTACTTCAGGATATTTTTCGACCGAAATGGTAGCCGGCGACGATATTATTTTAGAATATGTATCGCCATACAAACACAATCAGCTTATCGAAAATGAGGATTTTGATAACATACCAGTAATTTCTATCAATAATATCGGGTATGTTTTTGATAATGTAGTCATCAAACGATTTCCTGCTTCTGCCGGAATGCAAACCGAAGTGGGTGAATCAGCTTCGTGTATGATAAATATTAATTGTAGCGAAGGTGATAATTGGCAAACTGAGAAAAAAGGAATTTGTCAGATGTTGATGTATAATTCAAATGCAGCTTCGGGTCCCGGATGGTATGTTTGTTCGGGTAATGTGGTAAACAATACGGCTCAGGATTTAACTCCTTATGTATTATCTGCCTTTCACTGTTACGAAGGATCAACAGAACAAGATTTATCAACCTGGCAATTCACTTTCAATTATGAAGCGTCTAGCTGTGAAGATGAAGAACCGGCCAACACACATACCATAACCGGATGTTATTTACGCGTAGCTAGTCCTTTAGAAGGTGGTTCTGATGGTATTTTATTAGAGTTGTCACAAGATATTCCCTTGGACTGGGATGTATACTACAATGGTTGGGATCGCCGTAATATTGTAACTGAAGGCGGAGGTGTTGGTATTCACCACCCTGCAGGCGATATCAAAAAAATATCAACCTTCGAAACTTATACCGAAGGAACATGGCCTGGGGATGTTTATGGTGCAACCAATGCTCACTGGAATCTACAGTTTATTGAAACTGAACACGGACATTCCGTTACCGAAGGTGGATCATCAGGTTCTTCATTATTCAATAGTAATCACTTGGTTATTGGTACTCTTACTGGTGGTAATTCAAGTTGTACTTATACAACAGGAAGCAATTACTATGGTAAATTATGGTATCATTGGGATCAATATGGAACAGATGAAACCACACAAATGAAAACCTGGCTCGATCCTTTGAATTTAGGAGTTGAGACACTTGCAGGTACTGCTCTTAACCCATCGGCACCACGTATAAGTAGTGCCTTTCAAAAAATCGAGCTGGCTGGATCTGATGTTATTGGTGTAGCCGGAAGTGCTACCAAAGTAATTATCGAAGGACATAACCTGGATGATATTATTAGCATAACTGCCGACGATCAGTTTGAAGTTTCAACCAACAATGAAACTTGGGCCCAAACAGCTACGCTCCCTCAGGAAGGAGGAGCTTTGTATGTACGTTTTATGCCATCTTCAATAGGTCATCAAACAGGATTAATTTCATTAACTAATCCATTAGCTCCAAACTTTTACCTAAGTGTTATCGCATCTAGCTGCCCTGAATTTATCGTTGATAATTCGGAACTGCCCGTTGCAACCTATAATGAGCCTTATTCTGTTTTGGCAACCATTAGTAATTCTACAACAGAATTTGCTAACTACGAAATAACAGATGGCGAGCTTCCATTAGGTGTTGAATTAAATGGTGAAACAGGAGAAATTTCAGGTACTCCATTAGAAGCTGGTACATTCAATATTACTTTATTAGTAACTGATGAGAATGGCTGTTTTGCTTCAATTGATTACCTGTTATATGTACAATGTGTTACCGTTACAAGTTTTCCATTTATTGAGAGTTTCGAATATGGATTCCCTTCATGCTGGACTGAAATAGTGGAATCAGGTAAATACAATTGGACGAATCAAACCGGAGGCAACAATGGTAACGAACACCCAGACATTGCTTATGATGGAGATTTCAATATGATTTACAAAAGTGATAATTATAACACAAATGTATCGTATCTGGTTACTCCTTCATTAGATGTTACTACACTAACCAATCCGATTTTATCTTTTGCTCATGCGCAGGAAGGTTGGCTTGGCGATCAGGATATGATGAGTGTTTACTACAAAACAGCCCCTACCGAAGAATGGAAAGAGCTGGCTTCATATACCGATAATATTGCCGAATGGACTCTTGAAAGCATTGTTCTTCCGGAAGCAAGTAACGAACTGGTAATCGGATTTAAAGCCATTGGTGGATATGCTTACGGTGTAGTTTTAGATAATGTAATGGTCGGAAGTCCGCTTATTACCCCTTCTGAAACAACTCTTGCTCTTAGCGAATTTGCCCAGGTTAATAATCAACCTTTGGCCGAAGTTAATATTGCAGCTTCATCATTAGCTGAAGATATTACTGTTACTTGCTCCGAACCATATTTAGTCTCATCTGATGGTATTAACTGGGGAGCTACTTGCCAGATTGTTAAAGAAGGTGGCATACTTTATATCACTTATACTTCTGCTCCTACTATGGGTGCCGAAAGCGTAATTAACTTACAAAGTACAGCTACTGAAACAAACATCACTATTACTGATACATCAACAGGTATTGAGGATACTTCTGATGAAAATTCTAATTTCTCGGTTCTAAATCCATTTACCGATGAATTAAAAATGACTTGGACTGCAAATTACAACTCAGTAGAAATTATTGACTTGTCAGGACGTAAAGTATATGAATCATCATCACTTTCAGGTCTGCAATCTATTAACATTCCTTCATCAGCATGGTCACCCGGATTATATTGTGTGTATCTCAAAGGAGATGAACAAAACAAAATAATAAAAGTGATTAAAAAATAA
- a CDS encoding MBL fold metallo-hydrolase yields MKTILAILTILLPFNMLSAQDQIQTQNGSFTLHFIGHGTVYIEYKGTFIHIDPWSKLTEYSKLPDADYIFITHEHGDHLDKQAISEIIKGDTKIYAPNVCNAVLSAFDNVEYLNNGENITTTFGNVETVPAYNIIHMRNENKPFHPKGVGNGYILTIDGTTVYIAGDTENIPEMEKLKGIDIAFLPMNLPYTMTPEMVAEATKMIQPKILYPYHYGETDTNKLIDLLKGSKVEIRIRNMQ; encoded by the coding sequence ATGAAAACAATTTTAGCAATACTAACCATACTCCTACCTTTTAATATGTTATCAGCACAAGATCAAATTCAAACTCAAAACGGTTCCTTTACTCTTCACTTTATTGGCCACGGAACAGTTTATATCGAATATAAGGGAACGTTTATTCATATTGATCCATGGTCAAAACTGACTGAATACTCAAAACTACCAGATGCCGATTACATATTTATAACTCACGAACATGGTGATCATTTAGACAAACAAGCAATTTCTGAGATAATTAAAGGTGATACTAAAATTTACGCTCCCAACGTTTGCAATGCTGTTTTATCAGCTTTTGATAATGTCGAATATCTAAATAATGGTGAAAATATAACGACCACTTTTGGTAATGTAGAAACCGTTCCTGCCTATAACATAATACACATGCGCAATGAAAACAAGCCTTTTCATCCCAAAGGAGTTGGAAATGGATATATATTAACCATTGACGGAACTACTGTTTATATTGCAGGTGATACAGAAAACATACCTGAGATGGAAAAGCTAAAAGGCATTGATATCGCTTTTCTTCCAATGAACCTCCCTTATACTATGACACCTGAAATGGTTGCAGAGGCTACAAAAATGATTCAACCTAAAATATTGTATCCCTATCATTATGGTGAAACAGACACCAATAAACTTATAGATCTTCTTAAAGGTTCAAAGGTTGAAATCAGAATAAGAAACATGCAGTAA